The DNA window GAGTTCGATTAATTAGGTAACCGACAGTCAAAATGCACTCACCCCAGAACTTGATAGGAAGCGATCCTTGAAATCTAAGAGCACGCGCAACATTTAAGATGTGCCTATGCTTTCTTTCGACTCtcccattttgttgtggagtgcCGGTACATTAAGATTAGAAAATAATACCATGTTCCATAAAATAATTCTCCATGCAAGTAAATTCTTTTCCGTTGTCACTTCGTACCATTTTTACTTGTTTATCAAATTGTCGATTGATCATAGTGAAGAAATTTTTGAACACTGAAGGCACTTCAGATTTATTGTTGATCAAGAAAATCCACACACTTCTTGAAAAATCATCAACTAATGTCAGAAAATATGATGTACCACAAGTAGACAAAGTGTTATAAGGACCCCATAAATCACAATGTATCAATTCAAAAATATCAACTGCACGATGTTCATTTAAAGGAAAAACTTCTCTAGTTTGTTTTGCTCGAAGGCACACATCACAACATTTATTCAAAATCTCATCCCTACTACCTCTATCTACCTTCGAAACAAGTTTAGTCATCTGCACAGATGGATGACCTAACCGCTTGTGCCACATTTCTAACGAGTTACCGGTAGTCACCCTCATTGCCTTGATCCTTGGAATTTCCCGAAAGTAGTAGAGTCCATCCCTTTGTTCACCCGCTCTAATCAGCATCCTCGAGGTACAGTCCTGTATAACACATAATTTTTCAGTGAACTGGATAAAGCAAGAATTATGTTCCATAAGTTGTGACACAGAGATAAGATTGCATGTCAAATTTGGCATAAATAGAACATTTTACAACAATAAATCTCCTCCAAGAGCAACAGATCCTTCCAAAGTAGCCACAGATTCACTCCCATCCGGTAACTCAACGGGACAACTAGGAATTTCAtgaatattatgtaaaaattttagattaCCCGTCATATGATTTGACGCTCATGTTTCAATAATCCAAGATAATTTCTTACCTGTCATCTTCTCAGTCGTAGCTGATCTCATACCCTCTAAGGCTTGGAGCTAAACTTGCTACTGTTCATTGCTAAGCACAGGCAAAGTGTTTGCTTCCGTTTCATCAATGCTAGCATTTGAAGACGATACTCCCCCTGTGTGGGTCTGGACAGCATTAGCCCGTTGCCCCTATCGTCCTCGACCGTTTGATCGACGTTGGCCCAAATTCTTGCCACGACTTCCATCCTTTACAGTTCCTCTGGGTCGATCTCCCCACCATTCAGGATACCCAATAATAGCAAAACAATTATCAATATCATGTCTGGGTTGTTTGCAATAGGAATAAACCCCCCTTTCTCCTTACTTTCTCCACGGCCTCGACTTTGCACCGCCATAGCCATCACATCAAGGCAATCTTCCACCTCGTGAGATATGGTCTTCACTCATTCTTCCTGAATAACCATCGAATAGGCCTTGCTCAAGGATGGCAACGGATCTTTAGCCAAGATGTTGGATCTAACCGTGCTATATGTCCCATCCAATCCCATCAGGAAGTGGTGAACCTTTTCCTCTTCTCGTCGCTTCTCCAACTCGGCTGATAGTTGACAAGTGCAATTCCCGCATTTACAAGTCGGCAATTGATCAAAAGTCGCCAATTCATCCCATATCAGTTTCAATTTTCCAAAATAATTGACAATAATCAATCCTTTTTGCTTGCATTCTGCAAGATCAGATCTGAGTTGTTGGATTCTTAGACCATTGGCCATTGAAAATCTCTCTCGGATATCATCCCACAAATCCTTAGCCACCTCGACATGAGATATGGTGGATCGAAGAGTTGGTTCAATGGTATTCCGAATCCACGAAACTAACAACGAGTTAATGGTCCACCAATCTTCAATGTCGTCTGATGTATCATCTGGTTTTTTAATCGATCTGTCAACAAATCTGAACTTCTTCCTAGCACGCAATGCCGTTCAGAAAGAGCAAGCCCATTCTTCATAGTTTTCCTCTTTCAATTGTACTTGAGTGATTGTAAGTCCAGGATTATCAAGCGAGGTTATATCGTACGGAAAAATCATTTTTCGCACAACCATCCCTTCGCCGGATTTGTGACCGGAATCACCTTTTCCACCAGCCATTAGCAAAACTTTACACGTTcaaaacctgctctgataccatgAAAAAATCACAAGAATCGTGGGAATTTTCTCTGTCTCTCATTCAACCCAAAAACAAGAATATATATACACAGTAAAATACAAAGATAGAAACCAAAAATTATCTCCTAAACTTTAGCATCTAAtcttctaattaaaaataaatagatatacACAAAAACTAACTTTAGCATCTAATCTcctaattaaaaaagaaagagatATACACAAAAACTACCATACATATTTACAGAATAATTCCAATACTGCTAGAACTTAAATTTGCTGACTTCCATTTAGAACTATTTTGTTGTAGTTTGTTTCTAAATTAGCTGAAGTCTTATTGTTATCCTCcacccattttttatttttgtgtgtgtatatatatgtatatctaaaGGTGGTTTTTTTTCTTCATTGCTTTTTTGTCAATAAGGTGCCATGATCTGACATTTTGCTTTCTATTATAGGCTTGTGGAATAAGCTGATTATAAATCAATGACTGAACTGTTTTTCAAGAAAGGTGATGATAAGACTCTTGATAATTTTATTCCTAAATCTGAAAGTGACTTTGTGGAGTATGCTGAGCTTATTTCTCACAGGCTTTGCCCATATGAGGTGAGTTTAACAATCTTTCTTTCCTTGCATTGTCACTATATTAAGGAAGTTCTCACGTTGCCTAAATACATCCTTTGATGCAGAAAAGTTATCACTATATTGCACTACTCAAGGCCGTGATGAGACTATCATTGACTTCTTTGAAAGCAGCTGATGTCAAAGACATTGCATCTTCGGTCACAACAATTCTTGCTAGATCtgtcaaatatatttttttttctatagaaTGGGAAGATTGCAGTTAAGGAAAAGAAGAGTTCTAAGAAGGTAATATATGATTTGGTTTCTCTTCTTTTACATTTCCTACAATGCAATATTTTTTTATGCTATTATTCATGTTTTTGATGTGGGGTTTTGGCATGATGCAGAGACCAAGAGGGCTGAAGAACGTGGGGAGTATGGAAAGTGATTCAGGTTGAAGATACATAAATGGCAGAGCAtgaccctttttcttttttgatatttttggggGAATATTTTTGGAATTGATGTTAATAGGTTGGGGAAAAATATAGAGAAGTTAAAATATGGATATGCTTGCTTGTTTGGTGTATAGATGTttgatatttttcatatatataaaaatgacaataattattatttttggatcaATATTTGTAATTTGGCAACCATGATCCCATGAGATTatgttatgatttttattaattcatattttaataataattatattaagaatgctattaaattatttatttttatttttattaaattatatttggtaataattatattaaaatatgattaaattattatttattattaaatttaataataatcctagtaaaatttaataagataaattatcttacttaaaaaaatttctattaaggGTATTCTGGACATTTTAG is part of the Gossypium hirsutum isolate 1008001.06 chromosome D11, Gossypium_hirsutum_v2.1, whole genome shotgun sequence genome and encodes:
- the LOC107911951 gene encoding eukaryotic translation initiation factor 3 subunit J, which produces MTELFFKKGDDKTLDNFIPKSESDFVEYAELISHRLCPYEKSYHYIALLKAVMRLSLTSLKAADVKDIASSVTTILARSVKYIFFSIEWEDCS